ACATATGAACCAGCATTCACTATAGAAGAAATCTCAAATTCTATGATGGAAATAACAGGAATGCAAAGAAAGATTTATAAAATTCCTGCTGGAATTCTGAAAATTGCTGCTGGAATTATTGGTGCATTTGGTGGAAAATCTATTGGGATACATCCGGATAGAGTGAAAAAACTTATGATATCAACAAATGTGAGCGGAAAAAAAATGAAAACTAGCGGATATAATTTTCATTATACATTTGATCAGGCATTAGATGATTGGTTCAAAGATAATAATAAAGAATATTTATCATAAGATCGATTAGTAAAAGAAAGGATAAAATCCAATAATTTTCAAAGTTTTTATAATCAAGAATATTTTATAAAAAATAGATTAAATTTATACTCGTTACAAAATTTATTTGAGCAAAATAGAGAAATCAAATTATATGAAAATAAAAGAAACCCCACTCAAAGATTGCTATATTATTCAACCTACTATTTTTGAAGATGAAAGAGGATACTTTTATGAAAAATTCAATGAAGAGAAATTTCATGAAATGACTGGCATGAATGGTCATTTCGTTCAGGATAATATTTCTAAGTCGAGTTATGGGGTTCTTCGAGGGCTCCACTTACAGAAAGGAGATAAAGCTCAGGCAAAACTGGTTTCTTGTCTGGAAGGAAAAGTTTTAGATGTTGTAGTTGATTTGAGAGAAGATTCTCCCACCTTTGGACAATGGTTTTCTCTTGAGTTGACGAGCGAAAATAAATTACAACTTTATGTTCCCCGAGGTTTTGGGCATGGCTTTTCTGTATTAAGTGATAACGCTGTATTTTCTTATAAGTGTGATAATTTCTATGATAAAGCATCAGAAGGAGGAGTTCTTTGGAATGATTCTGATCTTAATATTGATTGGAAACTTCCTATCGAGGATATTATTTTATCTGATAAAGATCAAGTTTTACAAACATTTGCTTTGAAAAATTTTTAATATATTAGGAGCTCATTAAAAGCTGAAAATATAAGTACTTAATTTTATTAATTATTAAATATAAGTACAGTCACGAATGGTTGGAAAGATTGTATGTTAGTTTATTTTTTTAAACATCTGCCTAGAATATTTTTGATAATAGATTATATTATTATCAACTTCTTATTTGTTTTTGGAAAACTATATTTTTTTGAATATAGCAGAACTGATTTTGCTG
Above is a genomic segment from Chryseobacterium mulctrae containing:
- the rfbC gene encoding dTDP-4-dehydrorhamnose 3,5-epimerase; its protein translation is MKIKETPLKDCYIIQPTIFEDERGYFYEKFNEEKFHEMTGMNGHFVQDNISKSSYGVLRGLHLQKGDKAQAKLVSCLEGKVLDVVVDLREDSPTFGQWFSLELTSENKLQLYVPRGFGHGFSVLSDNAVFSYKCDNFYDKASEGGVLWNDSDLNIDWKLPIEDIILSDKDQVLQTFALKNF